The Paraburkholderia largidicola DNA segment ACCCAACTCAAAGCCTACCTCGAGAAAGTCAGCCGTCCCATCGAGATCGTCGCTTCCGTCGACGACAGCGCGAAGTCGCAGGAAATGCTCGCGCTGCTGAACGACATCGCCACGCTGTCGGAGCGCGTCAGCGTGATCGAACGCCGCGGCGACGACGAGCGCAAGCCGTCGTTTTCGATCGGCGAACCGGGCAAGGCGGCAGGCATCCGCTTCGCCGGCATTCCGATGGGTCATGAATTCACGTCGCTGGTGCTGGCGCTGCTGCAAACGGGCGGCCACCCGATCAAACTCGACGACGCCGTGATCCAGCAGATCCGCGAACTCGACGGCGACTACGCGTTCGAGACGTACTTCTCGCTGTCGTGCCAGAACTGCCCGGAAGTCGTGCAGGCGCTCAACATCATGGCGCTGATCAACCCGCGTATCCAGCACGTTGCAATCGACGGCGCGCTGTTCCAGAACGAAGTCGAGTCGCGCCAGATCATGGCCGTGCCGACGATGTTCCTGAACGGCGAAGTGTTCGGCCAGGGCCGCAGCGGCGTGAAGGAAATCCTCGCGAAGCTCGACACCAACGCCGGCGCGCGCGCCGCGAAGGAACTGGAGAAGAAGCCGGTGTTCGACGTGCTGATCGTCGGCGGCGGTCCTGCTGGCGCGGCGGCTGCGATCTACTCGGCGCGCAAGGGCATTGCGACGGGCGTCGTCGCGGAACGCTTCGGCGGCCAGGTACTCGACACGCTTGCAATCGAAAACTTCGTGTCGGTGCAGGAAACGGAAGGGCCGAAGTTCGCCACGGCGCTCGAGCAGCACGTGAAGAGCTATGAAGTCGACGTGATGGACGTGCAGCGCGCCGAAGCGCTGATCCCCGGCAAGATCAACGAAGTGCGCCTCGCGAGCGGCGCGGTGCTGAAGGCGAAGACGATCGTGCTGGCAACGGGCGCGCGCTGGCGCGAGATCAACGTGCCGGGCGAGCGCGAATACCGCAATCATGGTGTCGCGTACTGCCCGCACTGCGATGGTCCGCTGTTCAAGGGCAAGCGCGTCGCGGTGGTCGGCGGGGGTAACTCGGGCGTCGAAGCGGCGATCGATCTGGCGGGTGTCGTGAGCCATGTGACGCTGATCGAATTCGGCGCACAACTGCGCGCCGACGAAGTGCTGCAACGCAAGCTGCGCAGCCTCGCGAACGTGGTGGTCATCACTCAGGCACAGACGACGGAAATCACGGGCGACGGCAAGAAGGTCAACGGTCTGACCTACACGGACCGTGCGTCGGGCGAGTCGAAGCATGTCGAGCTGGAAGGCGTGTTCGTGCAGATCGGTCTGGTGCCGAACACCGAATGGCTGAAGGGCACGGTCGAACTGTCGAAGCACGGCGAGATCGTCGTCGATGCGAAGGGCGCGACCTCGGTGCCGGGCGTGTTCGCCGCCGGCGACGTGACGACGGTGCCGTTCAAGCAGATCGTGATCGCTGTGGGCGAAGGCGCGAAGGCATCGCTTGCCGCGTTCGATCATCTGATCCGCACGAGTGTCGAAGATCTGGAAGACGCGCAGGCTGCCGAACTGGCCGAGGCCTGATCGACGAGTGTTTTGTTCGCTGTAAAAGCAAACGGGCTAGCTTCGGCTAGCCCGTTTGTCGTTGGTGAGCTCAATGCGCTTCGCGCTTGACTAATCTTTACAGTGCCGGCTTTTCCCCTGTGCTACCGTTTTTGAGTATTCATTCGGAATGCGAATCGAACGACGGTAGGTTGAAGTTCAAACAATCATGGAGGAGAAAGCCGTGAACAATCTGGCAAAACTGACCGTGGTCGGCGTGTCGCTGACCAGTCTGACGCTGATGGGTTGCGACAAGAAAGATCCACCATCGCACGAGGCCGCGCAAGGCAAGGGCGCCGTCGCCGGGCAGGTGGTGACGATCGGCCACGCGGGGCCGCTCACGGGCGGCAGCAGCCATCTCGGCAAGGACAACGAGAACGGCGCACGGCTCGCTGTCGAGGAAATCAACAAGTCGGGGCTCGTGATCGGCGGGCAGAAGGTGCGCCTCGAACTCGACGGCGAGGACGACGCGGCGGATCCGAAGACAGGCACGCAGATCGCACAGAAGTTCGTCGACGAGCATGTCGTCGCGGTGATCGGCCACCTGAACTCGGGTGTGTCGATTCCCGCGTCGCGCATCTATAACGACGCGAACATCGTGGAGATCTCGCCGTCGTCGACCAATCCCGAGTATACAAAACAGGGCTACAAGAGCGCGTATCGCGTGGTCGCGACGGATGCGCAGCAAGGGCCCGCGCTCGGCGATTATGCGCTGAAGTCGTTGAACGCGAAGACCATTGCCGTCGTCGACGATGCAACGGCCTACGGCAAAGGCCTCGCCGACGAGTTCGCGAAGGCGGCCCAGGCGGGCGGCGGGCGCGTCGTCGCGCGCGAGGCCACGACCGACAAGTCCACCGACTTCCGCGCCATTCTCACCACCATCAAGAGCGCGCATCCGGATGTCATCATGTTCGGCGGGATGGATTCGACGGTCGGTCCGTTCATTCGTCAAGCGGCGGCGCTTGGTTTGAATGCGAAAGTGCTGAGCGGCGACGGCGCGTGCACGGAAAAAGTGGCCGAGCTTGCGGGCGACGCTGTGAACAATCTCGTCTGTTCCGAAGCGAGTCTTGCGGTGTCGCGCATGCCGCAGGGTGCCGAGTTTGAAAAGCGTTTCGAGGCGCGTTTCAACGGCCCGATTCTCTTCAATGCGCCGTTCGCCTACGACGCCGTGTACGTGGTCGTCGATGCAATGAAGCGCGCCAACACCACAGACGCCGCGAAGGTGCTCGCCGCGATGCCCATGTCCGATTACAACGGTGTGATCGGGCACATCGCCTTCGACGCGCACGGCGACATGAAGGAAGGCGCGATCACGCTGTATCACTATCAGGACAGGAAGAAGGCGCTGCTCGATGTCGTGAGATACAGCGGCGGGTCGATTTAAGACTGGGTGACGGGCGCGGCGTCTATTTTGCGGAGGCCGCGCCTTCGCTTGTCTGCTTACCGTTTGCGTCATCGCCGTGCTTGCCGATTCGCGATGGACTGATGCCGCCCAACATCAGCTGTTCGTCGGACCAGCGGTAAAACACTTCTGACCGACGAGCCGCTTTGGTTTTCCGATGGGTTTTGCGCGAGGGTTTTGATGCCTTCGCGTTGGCTTTGGCTTTGGGCTTGTCGAGGCTCTGCGACGGCGCGCTACCTGAAACGGGCGCCTCGGGCTGACGGCGTGCAGCGGATGCGTCAGACGCACACCATGCGACGAACCACGCGGCAAGTGCGACATGTCGGGCTACGGCGCTGAGTGTCGTCCGTCTCGCCGCGTGTGAATGCGATGCCGCCAGCTTTCGGATCAAGATTCCGATCCACCAGATGCCGTTCGAGTGTCTGCTTGCTCTTCGACGCGCTCAATCTGCACGCCCATCGAAGGCGCTCGCGTCAGGCCGAGTGCGCTTGCCGCCGCATAAGACAAATCGATGATGCGTCCCTTGACGAACGGACCGCGATCGTTGATGCGAACCACGATCGACTTCGCAGTGGACAGCGACGTCACGCGCACGTAAGTGCCGAACGGCAGCGTGCGATGCGCAGCCGTCAACGCGTGACCGTCGTAGCGTTCTCCATTGGCGGTGCGGCGTCCCTCGAACTTGCGCGCATACCATGAGGCGTGGCCCGTTTGCGGCGCGGCACCCGCTGGCCGAAGTGCGACGGCTTCGGATTGACCCTTCGCGTTATCCGACACGCTGTCAGAGTTGGCGGGTTGGATTGGCGTCGACACGATTCCAGTCGTGCTCGATGCCTGATGCCCGGACGGAAGCTGCGCGCATCCGGCAAATAGTCCAAAAATTCCTAGTAATCCAAAAAGACGAACGGTTGACACGACAGGCCACGAATCAGCAAGAGAAGCGGGTCTAACGGTCTCAAAATCTTCACGTTGACCGTAGGCGACAGGCTCGACGATCTTTTGACAAACCTTCACGCACTCGCGAAAAGACACGACAACAAGGCGCCGCCGGACGGCGCCTGTGTGAGCGAGTTGGCCGTTATTTGCCCATCACCGCTTCGAGCGATTCGCCCTTCACGACGATCTCGGTACGACGGTTTCGCGCGCGGCCATCGGGTGTGTCGTTGCTCGCCACGGGGCGATCGAATGCATAGCCCACCAGCGTGATGCGCGACGCGCTGATGCCGCGGCGCTCGAGTTCATCCGCGACCGACTTCGCGCGCGCTTCGGACAGTTGCTGGTTATATTCACGCGTGCCGACGTTATCCGTATGGCCTTCGACGATCATCGGCTTCTGCGTGCGGCTCAGCACGACCACCACGCGGGCAATGGCAGGGCCCGCGTCAGGGCGCAAGCTCGATTCGTTGAAGTTGAACAGGACCTTCTCCGGCAGACGGACCTGCACGCCTTCCCTGGTCTGCGTGACTTCGATCCCGGCTTGCTGGTTCAGCGCTTCTTCCTTGCTGCGATCGAGGCCGCTGCACGCGGCGAGCATCGACAGGGAAAGGGCGCAGGCTGCGACGGTCAACAGTTTTTTCATGATTGTGGTGGCGTTGTTGGAGAGATGAAGTGGAGAGTCAGGACAGGATTTTTCATCAAATGAATAGAAATTTTGCTAAGGCATGCAAAGTTTTTCAAAATTTGACATGAGGGTGTCGCGTGGATGCGCCGAAGTGCGAACAAACGTGAAACTTGGTATCGACCTCGCGCAAAGGTCAACGCTTGAGATCAAATGGCGTTAGTCGCAAGCAGCGTCGCCGTGCGTCCAGACAATCGGAACGCGGACGGCGTTGTGCAGTCTCCCGTTATCCACTTGAAAAGGAAGGCCCCGAAACATGAGCATCTTTGGAACCATCGTCAGCAAGATTTTTGGCAGGGCCAAGCCGGCCGAGACATTGCCCGCCGAGCCGGTCGCTCCGGCGCCTGCCGACGCATCGGCGGGCGCGCCCGTCGCCGCTGTGTCGACGGCGCTCGCGGATGTCGATGTCGCGGCCGTGATGGACCAGTTGGCCGCGGCGAACCCGCAAAAGCTCGACTGGCGTCGTTCGATCGTCGATCTGATGAAGCTGCTCGACGTCGACAGCAGCCTCGAGCATCGCAAGCAACTGGCGGGCGAACTGAAGTACGGCGGCGACACGAACGATTCGGCGTCGATGAACATCTGGCTGCACAAGCAGCTGATGACGGCGCTCGCCGCGAATGGCGGCAAGCTGCCCGCCGATCTGGCGAACTAAAGCGCCGAGCGACAGCGAACCACCGCGGCAAGCGTAATTCAGATGGCCGCCCGCATCCATTCGATGATCGGGCGGCTTCCCGACGGACTCGCCTGGCAGCGTCCATGCAGCAAAGGCGAGCGGGCCGACACAAGAAAAATCGAAGACACCCGCCCATCTCCGGCCGTGCGACATCCCGTCGCACATCTATCACTGTCCTTCGTGCGGCGTCCTTGACGCGGATCAGGACTTCGAACGCAGCGCGTCCATAGAATCGCGGGGCACATGGGACCTTGTGCGCTTTGCCTTGCAAACCCCACACGTGTTCAGCGTGGTTCAACGATTATTGGGCAAACATGTTAGCCAGAAAAACCTTAAGAGCTTGCCTCTTACCGGTCAGCATCGGTCTGACCGCGTTTCTCACGGGATGTCAACTTGAAGTGCTCGACCCGAAGGGCAGCGTCGGCGTCGCCGAGAAGTCGCTGATCGCGACGGCGACGTGGACGATGCTGATCGTCGTCGTGCCCGTCATTCTGTTGACGTTGTTCTTTGCATGGCGCTACCGCGCGTCGAACAAAAGCGCGGTCTACGCGCCGAAGTGGGCGCACTCCACCGCGATCGAAGTGGTCGTGTGGACGATACCCGCGCTGATCATCCTGTTCCTCGGCATCCTGACGTGGCGAACCACGCACGAGCTCGATCCGTATAAGCCGCTCGAATCGAACGTGAAGCCGATCGACGTCGAAGTTGTCGCGCTCGACTGGAAGTGGCTGTTCATTTATCCCGATCTCGGCATTGCATCGGTGAACCAGCTGGCGATGCCCGTCGGCACGCCCGTCAATTTCCACATCACGTCGGATTCGGTGATGAACTCGTTCTTCATCCCGCAACTGGGCACACAGGTCTACGCGATGGCGGGCATGCAGACGCGCGTGCATCTGATCGCGGATGAACCGGGCGACTACGCGGGCGTGTCGGCGAACTTCAGCGGCAAGGGCTTCTCGGACATGAAGTTCCGCACGCTCGCCGTGAGCACCGCCGACTTCAATGCCTGGGTGCAGAAGGTGAAGGCGTCACCGGAACGGCTCGATATGGACGGGTACTACGCAGTCGCGAAACCGAGCGAGAAAGACCCGGTGCGCTATTTCTCCGCGGTCGACCCGAAGCTGTTCCGCAACGTGATCGCGAAATACAACAGCGGGCGTGTCGTCGAGTTCCGTGACGCCAACTGCAGCACGAACGCTTCGAAGGAGTAACCCATGTTCGGCAATCTGACTTTAGAGGCGATTCCGTTCGATCAGCCGATCATCATGGGCGCGGCCGCGCTGATGGGCCTGATCGTTCTGGCCGTCGTCGTGCTCGTTACGCGCCTGAAAAAATGGCGTTGGCTATGGACGGAATGGCTCACGTCCGTCGATCACAAGCGCATCGGCGTGATGTATATCGTCGTCGCCGTGCTGATGCTGCTGCGCGGTTTCGCCGACGCCGTGATGATGCGCCTGCAACTCGCGCTCGCGAGCGGCGGCGCGGCGGGCTATCTGCCGCCGCATCACTATGACCAGATCTTCACCGCACACGGCGTCATCATGATCTTCTTCATGGCGATGGCGCTGATGGTGGGGCTGTTCAACATCGTCGTGCCGTTGCAGATCGGCGCGCGCGATGTCGCGTTTCCGTTCCTGAACTCGCTGTCTTTCTGGATGACGGCGATCAGCGCGATCCTGATGAACATTTCGCTGGTGATCGGCGAGTTCGCGCAGGTCGGCTGGCTCGCGTATCCGCCGCTGTCGGAGTTGCAGTTCAGTCCGGGCGTCGGTGTCGATTACTACATCTGGGCGCTGGAACTCTCGGGCGTCGGCACGCTGATCACGGCGATCAACTTCTTCGTGACGATCATCAAGATGCGCGCGCCCGGCATGACGCTGATGAAGATGCCCGTGTTCACGTGGACGGCGCTGTGCTCGAACGTGCTGATCATGGCGACATTCCCGATCCTGACGGTCGCGCTGGCGCTGCTCGGCCTCGACCGCTACGCAGACATGCACTTCTTCACGAACGAAGCCGGCGGAAACGCCATGCTTTACCTGAACCTGATCTGGGCCTGGGGACACCCGGAGGTCTACATCCTGGTTCTGCCCGCGTTCGGCATCTACTCGGAAGTGATCTCGACGTTCGCGAAGAAGCCGCTGTTCGGCTACAAGACGATGGTCTACGCGTCGTGCGCGATCATGGTGCTGGCGTTCCTCGTGTGGGCGCACCACTTCTTCACGATGGGCTCGGGCGCCGACGTCAACGCGTTCTTCGGCATCGCAACGATGATCATCGCCATCCCTACAGGCGTGAAAATCTTCAACTGGCTGTTCACGATCTATCGCGGCCGCCTCGAATTCACGGCGCCCGTGCTATGGACGATCGGCTTCATGGTTACGTTCACGATCGGCGGCATGACGGGCGTGATGCTCGCGATCCCGGGCGCGGACTTCGTGCTGCATAACTCGCTGTTCCTGGTCGCGCACTTCCACAACACGATTATCGGCGGCGTGGTGTTCGGCTATCTGGCCGGGTTCAGCTACTGGTTCCCGAAGGTGTTCGGCTTCAAGCTCAACGACAAGCTCGGCAAGAGCGCGTTCTGGTGCTGGTTCGTCGGTTTCTTTGTGGCGTTCACCCCGCTCTACGTGCTCGGCTTCATGGGCGCGACGCGTCGTCTGAACCACTACGACAATCCCGCATGGCAGCCGTACATGATCGTCGCGGCATGCGGTGTCGCGCTGATCGCGGTCGGCGTCGTGTTCCAGGTCGCGCAGGTGGTGGTCAGCATCATCAACCGCAACAAGCCGGCGTATCGCGACGTCACGGGCGATCCGTGGGGCGGCCGCACGCTCGAATGGTCGATCTCGTCGCCCCCGCCCGTCTATAACTTCGCGACGATTCCCGTCGTCGAGGAACTCGATGCGTTCGCGCATATGAAAGAAACGGGCAGGGGCCTCGGCATTCAGGCGGCGTATCAGGACATCCACATGCCTTCGAATACGAGTGCGGGCTTCTTCATCGGCGTATTCAGCCTCGCGTTTGGTTTCGCAGCCGTGTGGCACATCTGGTGGCTCGCGATCGTCTCGCTGCTCGCCATTGCCGTGACCGTGATCGGCCGCAGCTTCGGTCGCGACGACGGCTACTACATCCCGTCCGACGTGGTGCGGGGAATCGAAAACAAAGGCCGCACGCCGCTTCCGAAGCATGTGGAAGTGTCGCCGGCGTTCGCGGAGGTCGAGTGATGCTGCAAAAAGTCCATGCCGCAACCCTGAACGAGGTCGATGGCCATGGCCATCATGGCGAATCGCATTCGGTGTTCGGCTTCTGGCTGTACCTGATGACCGACTGCGTGCTGTTCGCGTCGCTGTTCGCGGTGTTCGCCGTGATGGCGCATCAGTTCAACGCCGGGCCAACCGGCAAGGATCTGTTCGACCTTCCGGGCGTCGCCGTCGAAACGGCTGCGCTGCTATTGAGCAGCATCACGTACGGCTTCGCGATGGTCGCCGCGCGCCGGCAGAATACGCGTGCCGTGCTCGGCTGGCTGGCCGTCACGTTCGTGCTCGGCGCCGTGTTTCTGAAGCTCGAACTGAGCGAGTTCTCACATCTGCTCGCGGAAGGCGCGGGGCCGTCGCGCAGCGCGTTCCTGTCGTCGTTCTTCGTGCTGGTCGGCACGCACGGCCTGCACGTCGCGACGGGGCTGGTCTGGATGGCCGTGCTCGCCGTTCAGGTGGCGCGCGCGCCGCAACTGACGCAGCGCGAAATCACGCGGCTGACCTGCCTGAGTCTTTTCTGGCACTTCCTCGATGTCGTGTGGATTTGCGTGTTCACTTTTGTCTATCTCGGGAGCGCGATCTAAATGGCTCACTCGAATTCCCCTGCGCTTCATGACGAAGCGGGGCACGGCGGTATCGGCGGATATGTGGTCGGGTTCGTGCTGGCTGTGGCCTTGACGGCTGCCGCGTTCGGCGTCGTGATGCAAGGCTGGCTCCCCGCCACATCGGCGCCGTTCGTGCTGGCGGCGCTCGCCGTCGTGCAGATCGTCGTGCACCTGGTGTTCTTCCTGCACATGAGCGTGTCGACATCCGGACAGCGCTGGAACGCCCTTGCGCTTGCCTATACGGTGCTGGCCGCGATGTTCCTGGTGTTCGGGACGGTGTGGGTGATGCACAACGTCAGCATGAACATGATGTCGCGTTGAATCCGTTGCACGGGCATCCGGCCATTGCGCGTCAGTGCGATGGCCGGTGAACGAAAGCCGAAGGACAGCTTTGTCCTTCGGCTTTTTCGTTTAAGCGGAGCGCGAAAAAAAGCGGCAAGCATGGAATGCTTGCCGCTTTCATGTACTGCCTGTTCGTTGGTAGGCTCGATTGGACTCGAACCAACGACCCCCACCATGTCAAGGTGGTGCTCTAACCAGCTGAGCTACGAGCCTAGCGAAGAGCGCGAATTATAGAGACACACATTCGATCGCGCAAGTGCCTGGGGCAATTTTATTGTCGATGACAAAATCGCCCGGTAAGCGGGGCGAAGCAGCGGCTTCGGATGGGACCGCGCAAGGTGCTCCACAGAGCGGCGCGAGACAGCTACGATGGCGATGATGCTTCTCGGAGGCGAGCCGGGCCATGAAGAAAAATGTTCGTCAGCATTCTCCGCGAGTCGTTCGCGATCACACGCATGCCATGTGGCGCGACCTGGCCGTGTCGTTCCTGCCGTTCGTGGTGCTGTTCGCCGTGCTCGCCTGGCTCGTGATATGGCTGGTCGATCCCGCGCCGCCGCGCTCGATCACGATCAGCGCCGGGCCGCACGACAGCTCGTTCATGCAGTACGCGCAGGAATATCGAAAGATACTCGGTCGCAATGGGGTGACGCTCAACGTGCTGGAGTCCGATGGCTCCGTGCAGAATCTCGACCGGCTGCTCGACCCGAAACAGAAGATCGATGTCGCGCTCGTGCAGGGCGGCGTCTCGGCTGGCCGGGATACGACGTCGCTGATGTCGCTCGGCACGGTGTCGTACGTGCCACTGATCGTCGTGTATCGCGGCAAGGGGCTGTCGCAATTGTCGGATCTGGAAGGCAAGCGGATCGCGATTGGCCGCGAAGGCAGCGGCACGCGGATGTTGTCCCTCGAACTGCTCGGGGCGAACGGCATCCTGCCGGGCGGCGAGACGACGCTCTTGTCGCTCGACGGGCTCGACGCCGCCAAAGCGCTCGTCACCGGCGAGATCGACGCGGCGCTCTTGAGCGGCGACTCGACCGCGCGGGCGATGATCCTGCGTCTGCTGACCATTCCGGGCGTGTCGGTGATGAATTTCAACGAAGCGGATGCCTACACGCGGATCTTTCCGTATCTGGACAACCTCGATCTGCCTGTTGGCCTGCTCGATCTGAGGCGCCGCATTCCGCCCGAGCCGCTGCATCTGATCAGCCCCACCGTCGAGATGGTGGCGCGCGCGAACCTGCATCCGGCGATATCCGATCTGTTGATCGAAGCTTCGCAGGAAGTGAATGGCCCGGCAGGACTGTTGCAGAAGGCGGGTCAGTTTCCCAATTCCGTCGCACGGGAATTCCGCATCAGCGAGGATGCGACGCGCTACTACAAATCCGGCAAGAGCTTTCTGTACCGGACGCTGCCGTTCTGGCTCGCGACGGTGG contains these protein-coding regions:
- the ahpF gene encoding alkyl hydroperoxide reductase subunit F produces the protein MLDANLKTQLKAYLEKVSRPIEIVASVDDSAKSQEMLALLNDIATLSERVSVIERRGDDERKPSFSIGEPGKAAGIRFAGIPMGHEFTSLVLALLQTGGHPIKLDDAVIQQIRELDGDYAFETYFSLSCQNCPEVVQALNIMALINPRIQHVAIDGALFQNEVESRQIMAVPTMFLNGEVFGQGRSGVKEILAKLDTNAGARAAKELEKKPVFDVLIVGGGPAGAAAAIYSARKGIATGVVAERFGGQVLDTLAIENFVSVQETEGPKFATALEQHVKSYEVDVMDVQRAEALIPGKINEVRLASGAVLKAKTIVLATGARWREINVPGEREYRNHGVAYCPHCDGPLFKGKRVAVVGGGNSGVEAAIDLAGVVSHVTLIEFGAQLRADEVLQRKLRSLANVVVITQAQTTEITGDGKKVNGLTYTDRASGESKHVELEGVFVQIGLVPNTEWLKGTVELSKHGEIVVDAKGATSVPGVFAAGDVTTVPFKQIVIAVGEGAKASLAAFDHLIRTSVEDLEDAQAAELAEA
- a CDS encoding branched-chain amino acid ABC transporter substrate-binding protein, producing MGCDKKDPPSHEAAQGKGAVAGQVVTIGHAGPLTGGSSHLGKDNENGARLAVEEINKSGLVIGGQKVRLELDGEDDAADPKTGTQIAQKFVDEHVVAVIGHLNSGVSIPASRIYNDANIVEISPSSTNPEYTKQGYKSAYRVVATDAQQGPALGDYALKSLNAKTIAVVDDATAYGKGLADEFAKAAQAGGGRVVAREATTDKSTDFRAILTTIKSAHPDVIMFGGMDSTVGPFIRQAAALGLNAKVLSGDGACTEKVAELAGDAVNNLVCSEASLAVSRMPQGAEFEKRFEARFNGPILFNAPFAYDAVYVVVDAMKRANTTDAAKVLAAMPMSDYNGVIGHIAFDAHGDMKEGAITLYHYQDRKKALLDVVRYSGGSI
- a CDS encoding septal ring lytic transglycosylase RlpA family protein — encoded protein: MSTPIQPANSDSVSDNAKGQSEAVALRPAGAAPQTGHASWYARKFEGRRTANGERYDGHALTAAHRTLPFGTYVRVTSLSTAKSIVVRINDRGPFVKGRIIDLSYAAASALGLTRAPSMGVQIERVEEQADTRTASGGSES
- a CDS encoding OmpA family protein, translating into MKKLLTVAACALSLSMLAACSGLDRSKEEALNQQAGIEVTQTREGVQVRLPEKVLFNFNESSLRPDAGPAIARVVVVLSRTQKPMIVEGHTDNVGTREYNQQLSEARAKSVADELERRGISASRITLVGYAFDRPVASNDTPDGRARNRRTEIVVKGESLEAVMGK
- a CDS encoding DUF3597 domain-containing protein encodes the protein MSIFGTIVSKIFGRAKPAETLPAEPVAPAPADASAGAPVAAVSTALADVDVAAVMDQLAAANPQKLDWRRSIVDLMKLLDVDSSLEHRKQLAGELKYGGDTNDSASMNIWLHKQLMTALAANGGKLPADLAN
- the cyoA gene encoding ubiquinol oxidase subunit II, with product MLARKTLRACLLPVSIGLTAFLTGCQLEVLDPKGSVGVAEKSLIATATWTMLIVVVPVILLTLFFAWRYRASNKSAVYAPKWAHSTAIEVVVWTIPALIILFLGILTWRTTHELDPYKPLESNVKPIDVEVVALDWKWLFIYPDLGIASVNQLAMPVGTPVNFHITSDSVMNSFFIPQLGTQVYAMAGMQTRVHLIADEPGDYAGVSANFSGKGFSDMKFRTLAVSTADFNAWVQKVKASPERLDMDGYYAVAKPSEKDPVRYFSAVDPKLFRNVIAKYNSGRVVEFRDANCSTNASKE
- the cyoB gene encoding cytochrome o ubiquinol oxidase subunit I, yielding MFGNLTLEAIPFDQPIIMGAAALMGLIVLAVVVLVTRLKKWRWLWTEWLTSVDHKRIGVMYIVVAVLMLLRGFADAVMMRLQLALASGGAAGYLPPHHYDQIFTAHGVIMIFFMAMALMVGLFNIVVPLQIGARDVAFPFLNSLSFWMTAISAILMNISLVIGEFAQVGWLAYPPLSELQFSPGVGVDYYIWALELSGVGTLITAINFFVTIIKMRAPGMTLMKMPVFTWTALCSNVLIMATFPILTVALALLGLDRYADMHFFTNEAGGNAMLYLNLIWAWGHPEVYILVLPAFGIYSEVISTFAKKPLFGYKTMVYASCAIMVLAFLVWAHHFFTMGSGADVNAFFGIATMIIAIPTGVKIFNWLFTIYRGRLEFTAPVLWTIGFMVTFTIGGMTGVMLAIPGADFVLHNSLFLVAHFHNTIIGGVVFGYLAGFSYWFPKVFGFKLNDKLGKSAFWCWFVGFFVAFTPLYVLGFMGATRRLNHYDNPAWQPYMIVAACGVALIAVGVVFQVAQVVVSIINRNKPAYRDVTGDPWGGRTLEWSISSPPPVYNFATIPVVEELDAFAHMKETGRGLGIQAAYQDIHMPSNTSAGFFIGVFSLAFGFAAVWHIWWLAIVSLLAIAVTVIGRSFGRDDGYYIPSDVVRGIENKGRTPLPKHVEVSPAFAEVE
- the cyoC gene encoding cytochrome o ubiquinol oxidase subunit III; the encoded protein is MLQKVHAATLNEVDGHGHHGESHSVFGFWLYLMTDCVLFASLFAVFAVMAHQFNAGPTGKDLFDLPGVAVETAALLLSSITYGFAMVAARRQNTRAVLGWLAVTFVLGAVFLKLELSEFSHLLAEGAGPSRSAFLSSFFVLVGTHGLHVATGLVWMAVLAVQVARAPQLTQREITRLTCLSLFWHFLDVVWICVFTFVYLGSAI
- the cyoD gene encoding cytochrome o ubiquinol oxidase subunit IV codes for the protein MAHSNSPALHDEAGHGGIGGYVVGFVLAVALTAAAFGVVMQGWLPATSAPFVLAALAVVQIVVHLVFFLHMSVSTSGQRWNALALAYTVLAAMFLVFGTVWVMHNVSMNMMSR
- a CDS encoding TAXI family TRAP transporter solute-binding subunit, encoding MKKNVRQHSPRVVRDHTHAMWRDLAVSFLPFVVLFAVLAWLVIWLVDPAPPRSITISAGPHDSSFMQYAQEYRKILGRNGVTLNVLESDGSVQNLDRLLDPKQKIDVALVQGGVSAGRDTTSLMSLGTVSYVPLIVVYRGKGLSQLSDLEGKRIAIGREGSGTRMLSLELLGANGILPGGETTLLSLDGLDAAKALVTGEIDAALLSGDSTARAMILRLLTIPGVSVMNFNEADAYTRIFPYLDNLDLPVGLLDLRRRIPPEPLHLISPTVEMVARANLHPAISDLLIEASQEVNGPAGLLQKAGQFPNSVAREFRISEDATRYYKSGKSFLYRTLPFWLATVVDRLLVLLLPIAVLLIPALRLIPALFSWRVRSRIYRYYGALIAIERDAMRSSSDEERAKLLAELDGIESSLNTLRMPLAYADGFYVLREHVRFVRERLEGVRERVHARQ